One Paralichthys olivaceus isolate ysfri-2021 chromosome 21, ASM2471397v2, whole genome shotgun sequence genomic window carries:
- the arl3b gene encoding ADP-ribosylation factor-like protein 3: MELWGFPRQRVNAARESSLVRSGACDVTPLSNPRRRLRERSNKMGLLSILRKLKSTPDQEVRILLLGLDNGGKTTLLKQLASEDISHITPTQGFNIKSVQSQGFKLNVWDIGGQRKIRPYWRNYFENTDVLIYVIDSADRKRFEETGQELAELLDEEKLSGVPVLIFANKQDLLTAAPASEIAEGLNLHTIRDRMWQIQSCSALTGEGIQEGMNWVCKSVNSKKK; this comes from the exons ATGGAATTGTGGGGTTTTCCCCGACAGCGCGTGAATGCAGCACGGGAATCGAGTCTCGTACGTAGCGGTGCGTGTGACGTCACCCCCCTTAGTAACCCTCGGCGGCGTCTCCGGGAGAGAAGCAACAAGATG GGATTACTGTCCATCCTGCGTAAGCTAAAGAGCACACCGGACCAGGAGGTGAGGATACTGCTGCTGGGTCTGGACAACGGCGGCAAGACCACCCTGCTCAAACAGCTGGCGTCCGAGGACATCAGCCACATCACCCCCACACAG GGATTCAACATTAAGAGCGTCCAGTCTCAGGGTTTTAAACTGAATGTCTGGGACATCGGAGGTCAGAGGAAGATCAGGCCGTACTGGAGAAACTACTTTGAAAACACCGATGTGTTG ATCTATGTCATCGACAGCGCAGACAGGAAGAGGTTTGAGGAAACCGGTCAG gagCTGGCTGAGTTGCTGGATGAGGAGAAGTTGAGCGGCGTTCCCGTTCTCATCTTCGCGAACAAACAGGACCTGCTGACCGCCGCCCCGGCCTCCGAGATCGCAGAGGGTCTCAACCTGCACACCATCCGCGACCGCATGTGGCAGATCCAGTCCTGCTCCGCCCTCACCGGTGAGGGGATCCAG GAGGGGATGAACTGGGTCTGCAAGAGCGTCAACTCCAAGAAAAAATAG